ACCGGCATGCCGAAGATCGTGTGAATCAGCACGATGCCCGGCAGCGAACTGAACAGATGCACGCTTGCGAGCACGCGCACGAGCGGATAGACCATCACCTGCACCGGAATGAAGGCGCCCATCAGCAACACGCCGAACAGCAGCCCGGCTCCGCGCGGCCGCCAGAACGACAGCGCATAGCCGTTCACCGCGCCGATCATGATCGACAGCACCGTGCTGGGTCCGACGATCCGCACCGAATTCCAGAAGCCGACCTGGATGCCGTTGCAATCGAGCCCGGTGCAGGCGGATTGCCACGCGGCGCTCCATGCGTCGAGTGTGAAATGCGTGGGAAAAGCGAGCAGATTGCCGAGGCGCATCTCGCTCATCGGCTTCACCGACGTGACGAGCATCACGTACAGCGGCAACAGGAAGAACAACGCGGCGCCCAGCAGAAATGCGTAGACGCCCAGGCGTGCAGGTGTAAAGGCACGGCGGCGCCGGCGTGTACGGCTCGGCGTGCCGCCCTTCAGTGGCGGACTGAGCGTGTTCATCACACCTCCTTGCGCAACGCAGCGCGGCTGCGGGCATAGAAGAACGGCGCGAGAATCGCCAGCACCGTGGCCAGCAGCACGATCGACGCGGCCGACGCGAGGCCGATATTGGCCCGCGCGAACAGGTAGTCCATGATGAACTTCGCCGGCACCTCGCTCGC
This genomic stretch from Paraburkholderia caffeinilytica harbors:
- a CDS encoding carbohydrate ABC transporter permease, with protein sequence MNTLSPPLKGGTPSRTRRRRRAFTPARLGVYAFLLGAALFFLLPLYVMLVTSVKPMSEMRLGNLLAFPTHFTLDAWSAAWQSACTGLDCNGIQVGFWNSVRIVGPSTVLSIMIGAVNGYALSFWRPRGAGLLFGVLLMGAFIPVQVMVYPLVRVLASVHLFSSLPGIVLIHTIFGMPVMTLLFRNYYASIPQELFKAARIDGGGFWRIFLQLMLPMSTPIIVVALIMQVTGIWNDFILGLVFAGTKNLPMTVQLNNIINTTTGERLYNVNMAATILTSMVPLAVYFISGRWFVRGIASGAVKG